In one Polynucleobacter sp. JS-JIR-5-A7 genomic region, the following are encoded:
- a CDS encoding ScpA family protein, with protein sequence MTNAGNEPSTQPISDLLDSTPSVTDGMSEAFAKLYGEPLFKLPTDLYIPPDALEVFLEAFEGPLDLLLYLIRKQNFNVLDIPMAQVTQQYLSYIDQIRHHNLELAAEYLLMAAMLIEIKSRMLLPMKKADSEEEVDDPRAELVRRLLEYERMKLAAQELDQIPQQGRDFQVAHGFVDTTVAITWPEVNLEDLQMAWRDVLHRAKLNQHHTITREELSVRDFMTRILRRLQNTKFVEFGELFEDAIKSGNGIPIVIVNFIAMLELSREALIEITQAEPYAPIYVRLAYTPVA encoded by the coding sequence ATGACTAATGCAGGCAATGAGCCAAGTACTCAGCCAATATCCGATTTACTAGATAGCACTCCATCAGTAACCGATGGAATGTCAGAAGCATTCGCCAAGCTTTATGGCGAGCCTCTATTTAAGCTCCCTACTGATCTTTATATTCCGCCAGATGCACTTGAAGTATTTCTAGAGGCATTTGAAGGGCCACTCGACCTTTTGCTGTATTTAATTCGTAAACAGAACTTCAACGTTCTCGATATTCCGATGGCGCAGGTTACTCAACAGTACCTGAGTTATATAGACCAAATTCGTCACCATAATCTTGAACTTGCTGCTGAGTATTTGTTAATGGCGGCGATGTTGATTGAAATTAAATCCCGCATGTTGCTGCCAATGAAGAAAGCAGATAGCGAAGAAGAGGTAGATGATCCCCGCGCAGAACTAGTACGCCGCCTCTTAGAATACGAGCGCATGAAACTGGCTGCACAAGAACTAGATCAGATTCCCCAGCAAGGTCGTGACTTCCAAGTAGCCCATGGCTTTGTTGACACTACTGTTGCCATCACATGGCCAGAAGTGAATTTAGAAGATTTACAAATGGCTTGGCGTGATGTTCTACACCGCGCAAAACTTAATCAGCATCACACGATTACTCGTGAAGAACTCTCTGTTCGCGACTTCATGACTCGCATTTTACGTCGCTTACAAAATACGAAATTTGTTGAGTTTGGTGAATTATTTGAAGACGCTATCAAATCTGGCAATGGCATTCCAATAGTGATTGTGAACTTTATTGCCATGCTGGAACTCTCTCGTGAAGCCTTAATTGAAATTACCCAAGCTGAGCCATACGCGCCAATCTATGTGCGCCTCGCCTATACGCCTGTTGCATGA
- a CDS encoding DUF3460 family protein encodes MARYQSEFTQFLSELKTEKPHLEADQQAGRALLWDKEPLSVEDQRRAKVAKLKQRAYVYSND; translated from the coding sequence ATGGCAAGATATCAATCTGAATTCACCCAGTTCTTAAGTGAACTCAAAACTGAGAAACCACACCTCGAGGCAGATCAGCAAGCTGGACGCGCCCTCTTGTGGGACAAAGAGCCACTTTCCGTTGAAGATCAGCGTCGCGCTAAAGTCGCCAAATTAAAACAACGCGCCTACGTTTACTCGAATGACTAA